The Triplophysa rosa linkage group LG15, Trosa_1v2, whole genome shotgun sequence genome has a segment encoding these proteins:
- the vamp4 gene encoding vesicle-associated membrane protein 4 isoform X1 — protein sequence MREPEREEQLDPSMPPKFKRHLNDEEVTGSIRSERRNLLEEDSDEEEDFFLRGPTGPRFGGENDKIRKVQSQVDEVIDVMQENISKVIERGERLDELQDKSESLSDNASAFSSRAKQLHRRMWWRDMKMKMIVALVVVILLLIIIIPVILRYR from the exons ATG AGGGAGCCAGAGAGGGAGGAGCAGCTCGACCCCAGCATGCCTCCCAAATTTAAACGGCATCTGAATGATGAAGAGGTGACCGGCTCTATTCGCAGTGAAAGG AGAAACCTACTGGAGGAGGATTCTGATGAGGAAGAGGACTTTTTCTT GAGAGGACCTACAGGACCACGATTTGGTGgcgaaaatgacaaaattagaAA GGTGCAGTCTCAGGTTGATGAGGTCATTGATGTCATGCAGGAGAACATCTCGAAAGTGATAGAGCGAGGCGAACGTCTGGATGAGCTGCAGGACAAATCTG AGAGCCTGTCAGACAATGCGTCAGCATTTAGCAGTAGAGCCAAGCAGCTCCATAGAAGGATGTGGTGGAGAGACATGAAG atgaaaatgattgTGGCATTGGTTGTGGTCATCCTTCTGCTTATTATAATCA TTCCTGTGA
- the vamp4 gene encoding vesicle-associated membrane protein 4 isoform X2 has protein sequence MPPKFKRHLNDEEVTGSIRSERRNLLEEDSDEEEDFFLRGPTGPRFGGENDKIRKVQSQVDEVIDVMQENISKVIERGERLDELQDKSESLSDNASAFSSRAKQLHRRMWWRDMKMKMIVALVVVILLLIIIIPVILRYR, from the exons ATGCCTCCCAAATTTAAACGGCATCTGAATGATGAAGAGGTGACCGGCTCTATTCGCAGTGAAAGG AGAAACCTACTGGAGGAGGATTCTGATGAGGAAGAGGACTTTTTCTT GAGAGGACCTACAGGACCACGATTTGGTGgcgaaaatgacaaaattagaAA GGTGCAGTCTCAGGTTGATGAGGTCATTGATGTCATGCAGGAGAACATCTCGAAAGTGATAGAGCGAGGCGAACGTCTGGATGAGCTGCAGGACAAATCTG AGAGCCTGTCAGACAATGCGTCAGCATTTAGCAGTAGAGCCAAGCAGCTCCATAGAAGGATGTGGTGGAGAGACATGAAG atgaaaatgattgTGGCATTGGTTGTGGTCATCCTTCTGCTTATTATAATCA TTCCTGTGA